A genomic stretch from Pseudomonas mendocina includes:
- a CDS encoding AraC family transcriptional regulator — MNDLGYTAIPVLHKYIRHAEQLGIDIEQALRSAGLKPADLEDNSLRIPSQQFERLLENLLARSGDPLFGLNSARYVQPGSWSLLGYITMNCATLGEAMSRIQPYEKLVSDIGTSDIRSTGETTHMGWLCHALPGETKRQLVENTLASWLLFARWLTDTQYSPCEVWFEHAQPQGTQIAAYEAIFGCPVLFEQPASALIVPNEFLDLPLKEADARLLHNLEEHALNVMSGLDANQPFPQQVKNTLRLLLRNGLPRKERVAEQFAMTARTLQRHLQVAGTSYQQILEELRKELSEHYLLRTELPVQTIACLLGFSEPRSFHRSFKSWTGNTPGEFRQIQRSH; from the coding sequence ATGAACGACCTCGGCTACACCGCCATTCCCGTTTTGCACAAATACATCCGCCACGCTGAACAACTCGGTATAGACATAGAGCAAGCACTGCGCAGTGCCGGGCTTAAACCTGCCGATCTTGAAGACAACAGCCTACGCATTCCCAGTCAGCAGTTTGAACGTCTGCTAGAAAACCTGCTGGCACGCTCCGGCGATCCGCTCTTCGGCCTGAACTCCGCCCGTTATGTGCAACCTGGATCCTGGAGCCTATTGGGCTATATCACCATGAACTGCGCCACTCTGGGCGAAGCCATGAGCCGCATTCAGCCCTACGAGAAACTGGTCAGCGATATAGGTACCAGTGATATCCGCAGCACAGGCGAAACCACCCATATGGGCTGGCTGTGCCACGCACTACCCGGCGAGACAAAACGCCAACTGGTGGAAAACACCCTCGCCAGTTGGCTGCTGTTTGCTCGCTGGCTCACCGACACTCAATACTCACCGTGTGAAGTGTGGTTTGAACATGCCCAACCACAAGGCACCCAAATTGCCGCATACGAAGCCATCTTCGGCTGTCCGGTGCTGTTCGAGCAGCCAGCAAGCGCCCTCATCGTGCCCAATGAGTTTCTTGATCTACCGCTCAAAGAGGCTGATGCCCGCCTGCTGCACAACCTAGAAGAACACGCACTGAATGTCATGTCCGGTTTGGATGCCAATCAGCCTTTTCCGCAACAGGTAAAGAACACCCTGCGTCTGCTACTGCGCAATGGACTGCCACGCAAAGAGCGTGTTGCCGAACAGTTCGCTATGACGGCCAGGACTCTCCAGCGCCACCTGCAAGTTGCCGGCACCAGCTATCAGCAAATTCTGGAAGAACTGCGCAAAGAGTTGTCCGAGCACTATCTGCTACGCACAGAATTGCCCGTGCAGACCATCGCCTGCCTGCTTGGCTTCAGTGAGCCGCGCTCGTTCCACCGCAGCTTTAAGAGCTGGACAGGGAACACACCCGGCGAATTCCGCCAGATTCAGCGCAGTCATTGA
- the glp gene encoding gephyrin-like molybdotransferase Glp, with amino-acid sequence MNAPLMPVEQALQQLLEQAEAALIIETQQVSLDQADGRVLAEDVIASLDLPPWPNSAMDGYALRLSDWVAEALPVSQRIVAGSAPEPLERGTCARIFTGAPMPQGADTVEMQENITLTDDGRVVFTQPLKVGQNVRPQGQETRKGDRVLAQGTRLGPVELGLAASLGLSHLTVCRRARVAVLSTGDELVEPGQALGFGQIYNSNRRVLISWLQRLGCEVVDAGILPDNLEQTRAALAALDQVDLILSTGGVSVGEADFLGVALREEGELVLWKLAIKPGKPLTFGRFRGVPVMGLPGNPASTLVTFGLLARPYLLRRMGATQVQPLGFDLPAGFAWNKAGKRREYLRAQVQNGRVVLYPNQSSGVLLSAAWADGFAEVPENTTLAEGDAVRFIPLSELLV; translated from the coding sequence ATGAATGCTCCCCTGATGCCTGTTGAGCAGGCACTACAGCAGTTGTTGGAGCAGGCAGAGGCCGCATTAATTATCGAGACGCAACAAGTCAGCCTGGATCAGGCTGATGGCCGGGTATTGGCTGAAGATGTGATTGCCAGCCTTGACCTGCCACCGTGGCCTAACAGTGCAATGGATGGCTATGCCCTGCGCTTGTCCGATTGGGTTGCTGAGGCGCTGCCGGTATCTCAACGCATTGTTGCTGGTAGTGCACCTGAACCTTTAGAGCGAGGTACCTGTGCCCGCATTTTTACCGGCGCACCGATGCCACAAGGTGCTGACACCGTTGAGATGCAGGAAAACATCACGCTGACAGACGATGGGCGTGTGGTGTTTACGCAGCCTTTGAAGGTGGGGCAGAACGTCAGGCCGCAAGGTCAGGAAACGCGCAAGGGTGATCGCGTGCTGGCCCAAGGCACTCGTCTTGGCCCGGTGGAATTGGGATTGGCGGCCTCGTTGGGGTTGAGCCACTTAACGGTGTGTCGTCGAGCACGAGTTGCCGTGCTTTCCACCGGAGATGAGTTGGTGGAGCCGGGTCAGGCCTTGGGTTTTGGTCAGATCTACAACAGTAATCGTCGCGTCCTCATCAGTTGGCTGCAGCGTCTTGGCTGCGAAGTCGTTGATGCTGGAATCTTGCCAGATAATCTGGAGCAGACACGAGCGGCGTTGGCGGCACTGGACCAGGTTGATCTGATTCTTTCAACCGGTGGTGTCTCTGTCGGTGAGGCGGACTTTCTCGGAGTAGCCCTGCGCGAAGAAGGTGAGTTGGTATTGTGGAAGCTGGCGATCAAACCCGGTAAGCCACTGACCTTTGGCCGCTTTAGAGGTGTGCCAGTAATGGGCTTGCCAGGTAATCCGGCTTCGACGCTGGTGACCTTCGGATTATTGGCGCGCCCCTACCTGTTGCGCCGTATGGGGGCTACTCAGGTTCAGCCACTGGGCTTTGATCTACCCGCTGGCTTCGCTTGGAATAAAGCGGGCAAACGCCGGGAGTATTTGCGGGCGCAAGTTCAGAATGGGCGCGTAGTGCTGTATCCCAATCAAAGTTCAGGTGTGCTGCTGAGTGCGGCCTGGGCAGACGGTTTTGCCGAGGTGCCGGAAAACACAACGCTGGCAGAAGGGGATGCTGTGCGGTTTATACCCCTGAGCGAGCTGCTGGTTTAA
- the moaB gene encoding molybdenum cofactor biosynthesis protein B, producing the protein MKDKAEAVFVPLNIAVLTVSDTRNLDTDTSGQLLIERLQGAGHTLAQRALLKDDLYKIRAQVATWIADDQVQVVLITGGTGFTARDSTPEAVTCLLDKLVDGFGELFRQISVADIGTSTIQSRALAGLANGTLVCCMPGSTNACRTAWDGILAEQLDNRHRPCNFVPHLKKAAACETRG; encoded by the coding sequence ATGAAGGACAAAGCAGAAGCCGTATTTGTGCCCCTAAATATAGCGGTACTGACCGTTAGTGACACCCGCAATCTGGATACCGATACATCCGGGCAGCTGTTGATCGAGCGTTTGCAGGGGGCAGGGCACACCTTGGCTCAGCGAGCCTTGCTGAAGGACGATCTATACAAAATACGAGCGCAAGTGGCGACCTGGATCGCGGACGATCAGGTACAGGTTGTGCTGATTACCGGAGGTACAGGTTTCACAGCACGGGACAGTACGCCAGAGGCTGTTACCTGCTTGCTGGACAAGCTAGTGGATGGATTTGGCGAGCTGTTCCGGCAGATTTCGGTTGCTGATATCGGAACTTCTACTATTCAATCCCGGGCGTTGGCGGGCCTTGCCAATGGCACCTTGGTTTGCTGCATGCCGGGCTCGACCAATGCTTGTCGCACGGCTTGGGATGGCATCTTGGCGGAGCAGTTGGATAATCGCCACCGTCCGTGCAATTTCGTGCCTCATCTCAAGAAGGCAGCTGCCTGCGAGACTCGCGGATGA
- the mobA gene encoding molybdenum cofactor guanylyltransferase MobA, translating to MPDQLTPFSILILAGGRGQRMGGQDKGLIHWQGRPMIEWVHGVVRPLTDDLIISCNRNAEPYSVYADRLFADDDATFEGPLAGIRAGLRNARHSQLLVLPCDAPRVDQTLIEEIISRCGQHPVIVKSGGWIEPLFCLIPTLLNNDLELQWRSGQRSPQRWLSSHAPVFIECPTDDPRLSNFNTPQSLLVVK from the coding sequence ATGCCCGACCAACTCACGCCTTTTTCCATCCTGATATTGGCGGGTGGACGTGGGCAAAGGATGGGCGGGCAAGATAAAGGCCTGATTCACTGGCAAGGCCGCCCCATGATTGAATGGGTTCATGGCGTGGTTCGCCCGCTGACGGATGACTTGATCATCTCTTGCAACCGAAACGCTGAGCCCTATTCCGTTTACGCAGATCGGCTGTTTGCCGATGATGACGCCACATTTGAAGGACCGCTTGCCGGTATCCGCGCTGGTTTACGCAATGCCCGGCACTCGCAGTTGCTGGTCCTACCCTGCGATGCACCACGAGTTGACCAAACACTGATTGAAGAAATCATCAGCCGCTGCGGCCAGCACCCCGTGATTGTGAAGTCGGGCGGGTGGATTGAGCCGTTGTTTTGCCTAATACCGACCCTGCTCAACAATGATCTTGAATTGCAGTGGCGCTCCGGCCAACGCAGCCCCCAACGTTGGCTTAGCAGCCATGCACCTGTCTTTATCGAATGCCCAACCGACGATCCTAGGCTGTCGAATTTCAACACGCCGCAAAGCTTGCTTGTAGTGAAATAG
- a CDS encoding YgdI/YgdR family lipoprotein, protein MNQRLLPALFIAFGLATLAGCSSPAVITLNDGREIQTIDEPVFDEDSGFYEFQQLDGKRAKVNKDQVRTVKEL, encoded by the coding sequence ATGAATCAGCGACTGCTACCAGCCCTGTTCATCGCATTTGGTCTGGCGACGCTGGCAGGCTGTTCTTCCCCCGCCGTCATCACCCTGAATGATGGCCGTGAAATCCAAACCATCGACGAACCCGTGTTCGATGAAGATTCTGGCTTCTACGAATTCCAGCAGCTTGACGGTAAGCGCGCCAAGGTCAACAAAGACCAAGTACGCACTGTCAAAGAACTCTGA
- the cho gene encoding excinuclease Cho, which yields MLVPNLPKPKTPYEYPEHLREQVLAAPRAPGVYLFFAEDGDLPLYIGKSVDIRARLLSHLRTQEEAHLLRQTRRIEYRLTAGEIGALLLESKLIKELQPLTNKRLRRKKRLCSIRLQGLTPELVDTTWENTGQLYGLFKSRKAAKEALLELADQERLCHTLLGLEHPSGRACFRAQIGKCAGACCGKETREAHHQRLQASLAQWQVYRWPFAGAIALYESCSTLQEYHVINQWHYLGTYSTEEAARQASSSAPQPFDADSYKILVRPIIFGLCNIIDFSTNALTAQFP from the coding sequence ATGCTTGTACCAAATTTGCCAAAACCCAAAACTCCATACGAATACCCGGAGCATCTGCGCGAGCAAGTGCTAGCCGCACCTAGGGCTCCCGGCGTGTATTTGTTTTTTGCTGAGGACGGTGATCTGCCACTGTACATCGGCAAAAGCGTGGACATCCGCGCACGCCTGCTCTCTCACTTGCGCACTCAAGAAGAAGCGCACCTGTTACGCCAAACACGGCGCATTGAATATCGCTTAACAGCTGGTGAAATCGGCGCCCTGCTTCTCGAGTCCAAGCTCATCAAGGAACTACAACCGCTGACAAACAAACGCCTTCGACGCAAGAAGCGTTTGTGCTCCATACGCCTACAGGGTTTAACCCCTGAACTTGTTGATACAACCTGGGAAAATACGGGTCAGCTGTACGGGCTTTTCAAGAGTAGAAAGGCAGCTAAAGAGGCCTTACTTGAACTCGCGGATCAAGAGCGGTTGTGTCACACCCTCCTCGGGCTTGAACACCCGAGCGGGCGTGCTTGCTTCAGGGCTCAAATTGGCAAATGCGCGGGGGCTTGTTGTGGCAAGGAAACCCGAGAGGCCCATCACCAGCGACTGCAGGCATCGCTGGCGCAGTGGCAGGTTTATCGCTGGCCATTCGCCGGAGCCATTGCACTGTATGAAAGCTGTAGCACCTTGCAGGAATATCACGTAATCAACCAGTGGCATTACCTAGGCACTTACTCAACTGAGGAAGCAGCACGCCAAGCATCGAGCTCAGCTCCTCAACCATTTGATGCAGACAGCTACAAAATTCTCGTCCGCCCGATCATTTTCGGCCTTTGCAATATTATTGATTTTTCCACCAACGCCCTTACCGCTCAATTCCCCTGA
- a CDS encoding LTA synthase family protein, which yields MSNASLKDLPPPVLSSTPSVKSHMAFVLGSALLFMLVLSLLRLALLVYNRDMILDTPASVVLEGFFNGLRFDLRLTAYVFIPLLICLLSLKAMAARGLMRAWLLLATCVVILLGCLELDFYREFHQRLNGLVFQYVKEDPKTVLSMIWYGYPVVRYLLAWIVGTLLLFWLFKRIDLATWKNRQIVQGGKAVAGWPVRLVVFLCCAVVVTLAIRGTLRQGPPIRWGDAYTTDSLFVNQLGVNGTLSLIDAARKQMGEDRDNIWKSSLPTEQAHQIVRKMLLTDQDTLVDADKAPVRRDSLPLDAGTLNVRNVVVILMESFAGHSVGALGAKQSVTPYFDQLAKEGLLFTRFLSNGTHTHQGMFATMACFPNLPGFEYLMQTPEGAHKLSGLPAVLQPRKFDDVYVYNGDFAWDNQSGFFGNQGMTTFIGRNDYVDPVFSDPTWGVSDQDMFDRALVELKKREGKEPFYALLQTLSNHTPYALPTPLPVEPVTNRGSMNEHLTAMRYSDWALGQFFEKARKEPYFKDTLFVVLGDHGFGNEQQITGMDLGRFNVPLLMIAPGIQEKFGTENNVVGSQVDVVPTIMGRLGGGYRQQCWGRDLLSLPEGDQGFAIFKPSGSDQTVAIIKGDQMLIQPKDMKEQSWSYQLGADPKGAQIELDEQAGELKQQLEAYIQSATESLLDNTAGTHAVE from the coding sequence ATGTCGAACGCATCCCTAAAAGATTTACCGCCTCCTGTTTTGTCGAGTACACCCTCAGTCAAATCGCATATGGCATTCGTATTGGGCAGCGCCTTGTTGTTCATGCTGGTCCTCAGCCTTTTGCGTTTGGCTTTGTTGGTCTACAACCGCGACATGATTCTGGATACCCCGGCAAGTGTTGTGCTTGAAGGGTTCTTTAATGGTTTGCGGTTTGACCTGCGTCTGACGGCCTACGTATTTATCCCTCTTCTAATTTGCCTGCTCAGCCTAAAAGCAATGGCGGCGCGAGGATTAATGCGGGCATGGTTGCTGTTGGCAACTTGCGTGGTGATATTGCTGGGTTGTCTGGAGTTGGACTTTTACCGTGAGTTTCACCAGCGCCTGAATGGCTTGGTGTTCCAGTACGTAAAAGAAGACCCGAAGACTGTCCTAAGCATGATCTGGTACGGCTATCCAGTAGTTCGATACCTTTTGGCTTGGATCGTCGGAACGTTGCTGTTGTTCTGGCTGTTTAAGCGCATTGACTTGGCCACTTGGAAAAACCGGCAGATTGTCCAAGGCGGTAAGGCTGTAGCAGGGTGGCCAGTGCGCCTGGTGGTGTTCCTGTGCTGTGCCGTGGTGGTGACGTTGGCCATACGTGGCACCCTGCGCCAAGGCCCGCCCATTCGCTGGGGGGATGCCTACACCACTGATTCACTCTTTGTTAACCAGTTAGGTGTTAACGGTACGCTTTCTCTAATTGATGCTGCCCGTAAGCAAATGGGGGAGGACCGCGACAATATATGGAAAAGCAGCCTGCCGACCGAACAGGCTCATCAGATCGTGCGCAAGATGTTGCTGACAGATCAGGATACGTTGGTGGACGCGGACAAGGCGCCGGTACGTCGCGATAGCCTGCCACTCGATGCAGGAACACTGAATGTTCGCAACGTAGTCGTCATCTTGATGGAAAGTTTCGCAGGGCACTCAGTTGGGGCGCTTGGTGCTAAACAGTCGGTGACTCCATATTTTGATCAGCTGGCCAAGGAGGGACTGCTGTTTACGCGCTTCTTATCTAACGGCACCCATACCCATCAGGGGATGTTTGCAACCATGGCCTGTTTCCCAAACCTGCCTGGTTTTGAATACCTGATGCAGACGCCGGAGGGCGCGCACAAATTGTCCGGCCTGCCAGCTGTACTGCAGCCGCGGAAGTTTGACGATGTTTATGTCTACAACGGTGACTTCGCCTGGGATAACCAATCAGGTTTTTTCGGTAACCAAGGCATGACCACCTTTATAGGTCGCAATGACTACGTTGACCCTGTGTTCTCTGATCCGACGTGGGGGGTGTCCGATCAGGACATGTTCGATCGTGCGCTGGTCGAGCTGAAAAAACGTGAAGGCAAAGAGCCGTTCTATGCACTACTGCAAACGCTTTCTAACCACACACCTTACGCCTTGCCGACACCGCTGCCGGTGGAACCGGTGACTAACCGTGGCAGCATGAATGAGCATCTGACCGCCATGCGTTATTCCGACTGGGCGTTGGGGCAGTTCTTTGAAAAGGCCCGTAAGGAGCCGTATTTCAAAGACACCTTGTTTGTTGTCTTGGGTGATCACGGTTTTGGAAACGAGCAACAGATTACCGGCATGGATCTGGGGCGTTTCAACGTACCGCTTTTGATGATAGCGCCGGGCATACAGGAAAAATTCGGCACTGAGAACAATGTGGTTGGCAGTCAGGTTGATGTTGTGCCGACGATCATGGGGCGCCTTGGTGGCGGCTATCGTCAGCAATGCTGGGGCCGCGATTTGCTTAGCCTGCCAGAAGGTGATCAAGGGTTCGCTATCTTCAAACCATCAGGCAGTGATCAGACGGTGGCCATTATCAAAGGGGATCAGATGTTGATTCAGCCTAAGGACATGAAAGAGCAGTCCTGGAGTTATCAGCTGGGTGCAGACCCTAAAGGCGCGCAGATTGAGTTGGATGAGCAAGCGGGTGAGCTGAAGCAGCAGCTTGAGGCTTATATCCAAAGCGCAACAGAAAGTCTGCTGGATAATACTGCTGGTACCCATGCAGTAGAGTGA
- a CDS encoding AcvB/VirJ family lysyl-phosphatidylglycerol hydrolase → MFKVTRKQISLLIAVLLIAAGLLVYLCYNTHARIEHHTLADGSQVTLAIPDGKPTAWVLLASEEGQRLADDDLLEMALDNGVKLVEFTLPADDCAAQQQRAQAAVALLSGHLTLVAGIGKGAAFAWRWLATQNNDNAQALSVGFSLKQPDCALPLPSKAEHGHWFAAWNNNPDDPSARFARDLSNAHTSISDYDTTLPELLQQRLNELLQGQPDDMPTIEINNQQTAETVTLFYSGDGGWRDLDKAVAEEMSARNVPVVGVDCLRYFWQHKSPEQAAADLSRMMQYYREEWSTRRFVLAGFSFGADVLPAIYNRLPVADQQQVDAILLMALARSGSFQVEVKGWLGQSGQEALIGPELSKLPAEKVLCVYGEEEQTTSGCTEPTAVGEKLRLPGGHHFDENYPALAERLLQAIAQRQSQSTGH, encoded by the coding sequence ATGTTCAAGGTCACCCGCAAACAGATTTCCCTGCTCATCGCTGTGCTGCTCATCGCAGCCGGACTACTGGTGTATTTGTGCTACAACACCCATGCCCGCATTGAGCACCATACGCTGGCCGACGGCAGTCAGGTAACACTGGCTATTCCCGATGGAAAACCGACAGCATGGGTACTCCTGGCCTCAGAAGAAGGGCAGCGACTGGCAGACGATGATCTGCTGGAAATGGCCCTGGACAACGGAGTCAAACTGGTCGAGTTCACACTCCCCGCTGATGATTGTGCAGCCCAGCAACAACGCGCCCAGGCAGCGGTCGCCCTGCTTTCCGGGCACCTAACCTTGGTCGCCGGGATTGGTAAAGGCGCTGCATTTGCTTGGCGCTGGCTGGCTACCCAGAACAATGACAATGCTCAGGCACTGTCTGTGGGCTTCAGCTTGAAGCAACCAGACTGCGCACTGCCGCTGCCTTCAAAAGCCGAACATGGCCACTGGTTCGCCGCTTGGAACAATAACCCGGATGATCCCAGCGCCCGCTTTGCCCGTGACCTGAGCAATGCCCATACCAGTATCAGCGACTACGACACCACACTGCCTGAGCTCTTACAGCAACGCCTGAATGAGCTGCTGCAAGGCCAACCCGATGACATGCCTACCATCGAGATCAATAACCAGCAGACCGCCGAAACAGTCACCCTCTTCTACTCCGGTGACGGCGGTTGGCGAGACCTCGACAAAGCTGTGGCCGAAGAAATGTCAGCCCGAAATGTTCCGGTAGTCGGTGTCGATTGCCTGCGCTATTTCTGGCAGCACAAAAGCCCTGAACAAGCGGCGGCCGACCTCAGCCGGATGATGCAGTACTACCGCGAAGAATGGAGCACCAGACGCTTCGTACTGGCCGGTTTTTCCTTTGGTGCCGATGTGCTGCCTGCCATCTACAACCGTCTGCCTGTTGCGGATCAGCAACAGGTAGACGCCATACTGCTCATGGCCTTGGCGCGCAGTGGCAGCTTCCAAGTGGAAGTCAAAGGCTGGCTGGGGCAATCCGGGCAAGAAGCCCTGATCGGCCCAGAGTTGAGCAAACTACCAGCAGAAAAAGTGCTGTGCGTTTACGGCGAGGAAGAACAAACCACCAGCGGCTGTACCGAACCCACTGCCGTAGGTGAAAAACTACGCCTGCCTGGCGGACATCACTTTGATGAAAATTACCCTGCCTTGGCTGAACGACTTTTACAGGCGATTGCCCAGCGCCAATCACAAAGCACCGGACATTGA
- a CDS encoding cytochrome b, translating into MTTLTQHPARYSTLSISMHWLMLVLIAAVYACIELRVNFPKGSDPRELLKQWHFILGMSVFVLVWIRLLARLIAPTPPVTPALPDWQAVPAKLMHLALYALMIGLPLMGWAVLSAAGKPIPFFGLDLPPLVSKNPDLAGSLKEWHELGGVVGYWLIGLHAVAAVVHHHVLKDDTLKRMLPGK; encoded by the coding sequence ATGACAACTCTGACGCAACATCCTGCCCGTTACAGCACGTTATCCATCAGCATGCACTGGTTGATGCTGGTGCTAATTGCTGCCGTTTATGCTTGTATTGAACTCCGGGTTAACTTTCCTAAGGGCAGTGATCCCCGCGAGCTGCTTAAGCAGTGGCACTTCATACTCGGCATGAGTGTTTTTGTGCTGGTGTGGATTCGTTTGCTGGCCCGTCTGATCGCACCGACACCTCCAGTCACACCCGCGCTTCCAGATTGGCAAGCCGTGCCTGCCAAGCTCATGCACCTTGCCCTGTACGCACTGATGATTGGCCTGCCATTGATGGGCTGGGCGGTACTTAGTGCAGCAGGCAAACCCATTCCTTTCTTCGGCTTGGATCTACCCCCACTGGTTAGCAAGAACCCGGATCTTGCAGGTAGCTTGAAGGAGTGGCACGAACTGGGAGGCGTTGTCGGGTATTGGTTGATCGGGCTGCATGCAGTGGCAGCAGTGGTCCACCACCACGTTCTGAAAGACGACACCCTGAAACGCATGTTGCCAGGTAAATAA
- a CDS encoding alpha/beta hydrolase, with translation MPTVTLQQHWIETARGKLFAQSWTPSSEQGAPIILLHDSLGCVTLWRDFPEQLAAATERRVIAYDRLGFGQSDVRGGEMPTTFVQDEATTDFNAVLNAFDIQRFVAFGHSVGGGMAVGCAVAYPNACEAVISESAQGFFEINTKNGITHAKNEFAKPGQMDRLAKYHGDKANWVLHAWTGTWLTEAFANWSLKDQLPNVHCPLLCLHGDQDEFGSNRQPEFICAGAGGPTQMVLLANCGHVPHREYPQQVLDAVRAFLR, from the coding sequence GTGCCCACCGTAACCCTGCAGCAACATTGGATTGAAACCGCCAGAGGCAAACTCTTTGCCCAAAGCTGGACGCCCTCTTCAGAGCAAGGCGCGCCCATCATCCTGCTGCATGATTCACTGGGCTGCGTGACACTGTGGCGAGACTTTCCTGAACAATTAGCAGCGGCCACCGAACGTCGCGTCATCGCTTATGACCGCCTGGGGTTTGGCCAATCCGATGTTCGTGGCGGTGAAATGCCCACAACCTTCGTGCAAGATGAAGCCACCACAGACTTCAACGCGGTGCTAAACGCCTTTGATATCCAGCGTTTTGTCGCATTTGGCCACAGTGTCGGCGGCGGCATGGCCGTTGGCTGCGCAGTCGCCTACCCGAACGCGTGCGAGGCCGTGATCAGCGAGTCCGCCCAAGGCTTTTTTGAGATCAACACAAAGAACGGCATCACCCACGCCAAAAATGAATTCGCCAAACCAGGGCAAATGGATCGCCTGGCCAAATACCATGGCGACAAAGCCAATTGGGTGTTACACGCTTGGACAGGCACGTGGCTAACCGAAGCCTTTGCCAATTGGAGCTTGAAGGATCAGCTGCCCAACGTGCACTGCCCATTGCTGTGCCTGCACGGTGATCAGGACGAGTTCGGCTCAAACCGTCAGCCAGAGTTCATCTGCGCTGGCGCCGGCGGCCCGACACAAATGGTTCTGCTAGCGAACTGTGGGCACGTACCGCACCGCGAATACCCCCAGCAGGTGCTGGATGCGGTTCGCGCGTTCCTTCGCTAA
- the rimO gene encoding 30S ribosomal protein S12 methylthiotransferase RimO — protein MSTPTTPKVGFVSLGCPKALVDSERILTQLRMEGYEVVPTYQDADVVVVNTCGFIDSAKAESLEVIGEAIAENGKVIVTGCMGVEEGSIREVHPSVLSVSGPQQYEQVLNAVHEVVPPSTEHNPLIDLVPPQGVKLTPRHYAYLKISEGCNHSCSFCIIPSMRGKLVSRPVGEVLSEAERLVKAGVKELLVISQDTSAYGVDMKYKTDFWNGQPVKTRMTELCEALSSMGVWVRLHYVYPYPHVDELIPLMAAGKILPYLDIPFQHASPKVLKAMKRPAFEDKTLARIKQWREICPELTIRSTFIVGFPGETEEDFQYLLDWLTEAQLDRVGCFQYSPVDGAPANLLDNPVPDDVKQDRWDRFMAHQQAISTARLQLKVGKEMEVLIDEVDDQGAVARCYADAPEIDGSVFIETTAVKPGDKVRVRIVDADEYDMWAELI, from the coding sequence ATGTCCACCCCCACCACACCTAAAGTCGGATTCGTAAGTCTTGGTTGCCCCAAGGCCCTCGTGGACTCCGAACGCATCCTCACCCAGCTGCGCATGGAAGGCTACGAAGTGGTGCCGACCTATCAGGACGCCGACGTGGTGGTGGTCAACACCTGCGGTTTTATCGACAGTGCCAAGGCTGAATCCCTTGAAGTGATCGGTGAAGCCATCGCCGAAAACGGCAAGGTGATCGTCACCGGCTGCATGGGCGTGGAAGAAGGCTCCATCCGTGAAGTGCACCCGAGCGTACTCTCCGTCAGTGGCCCGCAGCAGTACGAGCAAGTGCTGAATGCTGTACACGAAGTGGTACCGCCAAGCACCGAGCACAACCCACTGATCGACCTGGTACCCCCGCAAGGCGTCAAGCTGACCCCGCGCCACTATGCCTACCTGAAGATTTCTGAAGGCTGTAACCACAGTTGCAGCTTCTGCATCATCCCGTCCATGCGCGGCAAACTGGTCAGCCGCCCGGTGGGTGAAGTGTTGAGCGAGGCTGAGCGTCTGGTCAAAGCAGGCGTTAAAGAGCTGCTGGTGATTTCTCAGGACACCAGCGCCTACGGCGTCGACATGAAGTACAAAACTGACTTCTGGAACGGTCAGCCGGTGAAAACCCGCATGACCGAGCTGTGCGAAGCGCTGTCGAGCATGGGCGTGTGGGTACGCCTGCACTATGTTTACCCGTATCCGCACGTGGATGAACTGATCCCGCTGATGGCTGCCGGCAAAATCCTGCCGTACCTGGACATCCCGTTCCAGCACGCCAGCCCGAAAGTGCTCAAGGCCATGAAGCGCCCGGCCTTTGAAGACAAAACCCTGGCCCGTATCAAGCAGTGGCGCGAAATCTGCCCTGAGCTAACCATCCGCTCCACCTTCATCGTCGGCTTCCCCGGCGAAACCGAAGAAGACTTCCAGTACCTGCTGGACTGGCTGACCGAAGCCCAACTGGATCGCGTGGGCTGCTTCCAGTACTCGCCAGTAGACGGCGCACCGGCCAACCTGCTGGACAACCCAGTACCGGATGACGTGAAGCAAGACCGCTGGGACCGCTTTATGGCGCACCAGCAGGCCATCAGCACTGCACGCCTGCAGCTGAAAGTCGGTAAAGAAATGGAAGTGCTGATCGACGAAGTGGACGATCAGGGCGCTGTTGCCCGCTGCTACGCTGACGCTCCGGAAATCGACGGCAGCGTGTTTATCGAAACCACAGCGGTCAAACCGGGCGATAAAGTCCGTGTGCGCATCGTTGATGCCGACGAGTACGACATGTGGGCTGAGCTGATCTGA